The genomic stretch AGAAAGGGAAAGCATGTTCACACTCAATGGATTTGGCACCACATTTATCGGCGAATGCGATTACGAGCCGGACGGCACTTACATCACCACGGCATGGATTGTGGCTTTATGGATACCGCTGATTCCGCTGTATAGCGCACGGATTTTGTTGGTGGAACCGACCATGCTCTCCGGCACGAATTATCAAATTATCAAGCAGCCAGTGCATTGGGGTCAGGCTCGGCGGATATGGGCGTACACACTCGGGATTCCCGCTCTGCTTGCCTTGTTTGTTTGGATGGTGGGTGTGTTGGATTCATTGTCGCCGCTGGCGAGGTAAATCCTATTTTGGCTGGCGGTGGGCGTGATGCTTGTCTACGCTCTTTTGCCGTTTTTCCTGCGCTATCGGGCTTGTAAGGCAATCGGGCTGCGTTACAAGGAGCTGAATGAATCGCCTCTTACTTGGCTGATAGTAGTGTTGCTGTTGCTTGCATTCGGTTATGGGGTATTGTTTGGGAACAAACCATAGCGCAGGCTTGGAATCTGCCCAAGCATGAGGCTACCTGAAAATCGGTAAAGCAGTTTTCAGGTAGCCTGTAGCTGAAATATTTTCCATACAGGCCAGTCAAGGCCGTATGCAGCACTTTGGTTATGCATAGTGCAAATGAAACGGGACGGTTGTTCAAAACCGTCCCGCCATTTTTTGGCTGCCTGCCTGTTGTAGCTGCCTTTGCCTTTCTTTTTGCGTTCCGTTTTGTGCCGGAACAGATTGGAATGCACCAGCGCTTTGAGTGCGTTATCACGGATTTTGCCTTTATTGAGTTGATGTGTCATAGGGCTTTCCTTTTGTTTTGTATTAAAACGGGCGCGGATTGTAGCCTGCCGGTTAGGATGGGGCAAGAGGGGGCAGGCTACCTGAAAATTGATGTTGTTAAGCAGAGGGGCTATGATGCTGCAAGGTTTTGCATTATTGCTTTACGGTACTTTCAGATAGCTTTATTGAGGAAATAACACAATGGAAAATCATGATTATCTTTCCTGTCGTAAAGAGATACGGGAGTGGGAGTTTGGCAGAGGCTTGTTGAACGGGTGGGCTACTGTGTTTGGTGCCGCGGCGTTGCTCACTATTCTTGGACGGATAATTTTGCTATCTGGGCAATATCGAATAACGGTATTGCACTTGGGTATCTTGCTGCTGCTTGCCTTAGCGGTATGCAGGCTGGTGTGGTGGCGGTGGCATGGCAAACGTACCGGACCACGCGAGTTTGTGCGTTTGGAGGAAGAGGGTATCCGTTATTGTTTATCGGGTGCGGGCGAAGGTTTTGTGGCTTATGAATGGTTGCAATTTGTGAATTTGCGGGGCGGAAACTTTCCCAGCAAATTGTTATTGCAATACCGTATGCCGGAACAGGCCGGCGTAGTGCCGCAAACGCTCAGTTTGAATTTGAATCGGATTAAGCCGTCGTCTGCAGCCGGAAACCAGGTGTGGCTTAACAGCGCGGGGAATGCTTTGGAATTGGCGGAGGAAATCAGAAATCGCTGCCGGCCGGGGCAGCTGTATGGCAAATTAGTGTATTGATTGCCGGTTTGGCGTGGTGCTGTGTTTTTCAGGTAGCCTTGGTATGGAAAAGGCTACCTGAAAACTTAAATGCTTAAGCGCTTTCTTGCTCCAGCACAAATCTTGCACCTCCGTCTTGCGCTAAGAGTTCGGTGAGGGCAGGCAGGTTGGCGGCGAGCTGTTCGGCCAGCAGGTAGGGCGGGTTGATAACGAACATGCCACTGCCGTGCATGCCGAAGCCGTCGCTGCGCGGGGCGTGGGCATGCAGTTCGGCTTGCAGCCAATGGGTAACGGGCGGCAGTTTACACAGTTCGGCAGGCAGTTGGCGGCTTTCTTCGCGCGAAAGGCAGGGATACCACAGCAAATAGCAGCCGGTGGCGAAGCGGCGCAGGGCGGCCTGCAGGGTTTTGACTACTTGGCGGTAGTCTTGCTTTTGCTCGTAGGGCGGATCGATAAGAACCAAAGCGCGGCGCGTCGGGGGCGGCAGGAGGGAAATCAGACCTTGGTAGCCGTCGCTTTGTTTGGCGATGATGCGGCGGTCGGCGCGGGTGTTTTCCTGCAGCAGGGCGAAGTCGGCGGGGTGCAGCTCAAACAGGCGCATTTTGTCGCTGTCGCGTAGCAGGCTTTGGGCAAGGCGGGGCGAGCCACAATAGAAATCGGGCGTGGGCAGGATATGGCGCAGGTGTTGGCGGAATTGTTCCAGCTCGGCAGGCAGGGCGGGCGCGGCGAGCAGGCGGCTGATGCCTTGTTGGTGTTCGCTGGTTTTTTGTGCGGCATCGTCTGCCAGGCGATATAAGCCGGCTCCGCTGTGGGTGTCGATATACCAATAGGGCTTGTCTTTACGGTTGAAGTAGCTGAGGGTGAGAAACAGGATAAAATGTTTGAGCATGTCGGCATGGTTGCCGGCATGGAAGGCGTGGCGGTAGCTGAGCATGGGGTGGCGCTGAGTTGGGAAAGACGGCATTTTATAGCGGGTTGGTTGGCTTCCGCTACTTTGGCTAAATATTGCAGATAAAAAAAGGTGTGGCAGTTGGCCACACCTAAACACACACACATCAAGAGGAAAATGAATCCAATGTTGCAAGAAACAGGAGTATCTCTATTTCAACCAACCGGTTTTGCTTGCCAGCTGGGCACTAAATCCTTTCAACTTGGAGGGGATTATAAAGATAATGGTCGGGAGAAATATTGACCAAAATCAAATGAACGACAATTCATAGCTCGAAAGTTTGGCAATTTATGCGTAAAAGAGGCTCCGTTAGCAAATTATCGGTATGTTCTGGCTTTTCAGGTAGCCTCAAATAGCTTAAACGGGCTGCCACAGGGTATGCCGGCATGCTAAAATGTCTGTATATTAACAAGATGCCGTGCAACAGAACAGTTAGCAGGCAGGGGAAAACCCTTGCCAACCGGCCTGAACTAGGGAGGGGTGGCATGCGGCCTAGCCGCAATAGCCGCCGAAAGAAAGATTTAAATACGGTTGGAACGAATGATTAAATTTGCACTCGGGCGCAAAGCCGTTAAGCTGGTGAAAACAAACCGGACGGAGCAGGATAATCTGCCCGATGCCGAAGCCTACTACCGCCGCGCCCAACAATTGCTGGAAGCAGAAGGCACCCGCGAAAAAGCCGTGGCCGATATGCTCCAAGCCGCCGAAATGGGGCTCCAGCAGGCGCAATACGAACTGGGCGAGTGGAACCGTCAAGGCCAAAATGTGTCGCAAAATTATGCTACCGCGCTCTATTGGCTGGAGCGTGCCGCTGCTTCAGGCTACTTGAAAGCCGCCTACAGCCTGGCTTTGATGCAGGCCAACGGCGAAGGCATGCAGCAAGATGTATTGGCCGCCAGTCAAGTGATGCAGCATCTGGCTGCGCAAAAATTCCCGCCGGCCATCGTGTGGCTGATGGAAAACGCGGCCGCCCACGGCCAGCACCAAAAAGCCTTCGCCTGGGCCTCCCACGCTGCCGCGTTGGGCGAGCCGCAGGCGCAATACCATATGGCCTATGCCCTCCTGCACGGCTTGGGCACCAAAACCGACGTGCGTCAAGGCATCAGCTGGCTCAAACGCGCCGCCGAACACGACTACGGCGATGCGCAATGGCAGCTTGCCCGCCTGTATGAAACCGGCCGCTTCGGCGGCATGGACAAAGCCAAAGCCTTGCATTGGTATGAACGTGTGGCCGCCAAAGGCGTGGTGGCTGCCCAAAGCAAGGCCGGGCACATGCGGCTCAATGGCATCGGTTGTGCTGCCGACCCCAAAGCCGCCGTACAATGGATTATCCAAGCTGCCAACGCCAACGACTCGGAAGCGTTGAACCTGCTGGCCAAACAGCTGCTCACCGGGCAGGGCATCCAGCAAAACTTCGATGC from Eikenella exigua encodes the following:
- a CDS encoding SEL1-like repeat protein, encoding MIKFALGRKAVKLVKTNRTEQDNLPDAEAYYRRAQQLLEAEGTREKAVADMLQAAEMGLQQAQYELGEWNRQGQNVSQNYATALYWLERAAASGYLKAAYSLALMQANGEGMQQDVLAASQVMQHLAAQKFPPAIVWLMENAAAHGQHQKAFAWASHAAALGEPQAQYHMAYALLHGLGTKTDVRQGISWLKRAAEHDYGDAQWQLARLYETGRFGGMDKAKALHWYERVAAKGVVAAQSKAGHMRLNGIGCAADPKAAVQWIIQAANANDSEALNLLAKQLLTGQGIQQNFDAAVRCLEQAVRLGNADAMYQMGDVYRYGLGVSKDDKLARQWYEQAVLNGHEEAKEKLAEPVKPQRRASDPVCHLPDPEEQLAEEHYRQAFVCHFGLNGATQDIGQAFSLYKAAAEYGLPRAQTNLGMMFFLGEFVGKDYEKAAAWFKKAALRHDPVAHYNLACLYYHGWGVRANAGEAISHLKAAIAQGHKNEGEWQKLLEQWQEELA
- a CDS encoding alternative ribosome-rescue factor A, with protein sequence MTHQLNKGKIRDNALKALVHSNLFRHKTERKKKGKGSYNRQAAKKWRDGFEQPSRFICTMHNQSAAYGLDWPVWKIFQLQAT
- a CDS encoding 23S rRNA (adenine(2030)-N(6))-methyltransferase RlmJ, whose translation is MLSYRHAFHAGNHADMLKHFILFLTLSYFNRKDKPYWYIDTHSGAGLYRLADDAAQKTSEHQQGISRLLAAPALPAELEQFRQHLRHILPTPDFYCGSPRLAQSLLRDSDKMRLFELHPADFALLQENTRADRRIIAKQSDGYQGLISLLPPPTRRALVLIDPPYEQKQDYRQVVKTLQAALRRFATGCYLLWYPCLSREESRQLPAELCKLPPVTHWLQAELHAHAPRSDGFGMHGSGMFVINPPYLLAEQLAANLPALTELLAQDGGARFVLEQESA